The following are from one region of the Hymenobacter sp. YIM 151858-1 genome:
- the mtaB gene encoding tRNA (N(6)-L-threonylcarbamoyladenosine(37)-C(2))-methylthiotransferase MtaB, whose translation MNTRTVAFYTLGCKLNFSETSALGRQFEERGFEKVAFEQGADIYVINTCSVTDHADRKCRKVVQQALKHNPEAYVTIVGCYAQLKPQEIAGIPGVHAVLGAAEKFRLAEILAETAYRKPEAGQPGQVFASPISEAVEFHDAHSFGDRTRTFMKVQDGCDYSCSFCTIPLARGKSRSGSVASVVERVQKLAATGVKEIVLTGVNLGDFGIQGEERQRLETFTDLVNALDQVEGIQRFRISSCEPNLLTDDILRTVAQSRRFMPHFHIPLQSGSNKILGLMRRRYRRELYAERVALIKELMPHASIGVDVIVGFPGETDAEFLETYQFLNELPVSYLHVFPYSERENTLAPTLPGRVQDRVRHERTTQLRSLSEKKKRFFYEQHVGLETEVLFEDDLGPDGRIEGYTPNYIRVAAKYDPLLIGELKKLRLTEVNAAGLMEVEESELPVFHH comes from the coding sequence ATGAACACGCGCACCGTTGCCTTTTACACGCTGGGCTGCAAGCTCAACTTTTCCGAAACCTCGGCTTTGGGCCGGCAATTCGAAGAGCGGGGCTTTGAAAAAGTGGCTTTCGAGCAAGGCGCTGATATCTACGTTATCAATACCTGCTCCGTAACCGACCACGCCGACCGCAAATGCCGGAAAGTAGTGCAGCAGGCGCTTAAGCACAACCCCGAGGCCTACGTTACCATTGTGGGCTGCTACGCCCAGCTGAAGCCGCAGGAAATTGCCGGAATCCCCGGCGTGCACGCCGTACTGGGCGCGGCCGAGAAGTTTCGGTTGGCCGAAATCCTGGCCGAAACGGCCTACCGCAAGCCCGAGGCCGGCCAGCCCGGCCAGGTGTTTGCCTCGCCCATTTCCGAAGCCGTGGAGTTTCACGACGCCCACTCCTTCGGCGACCGGACGCGCACCTTTATGAAAGTGCAGGACGGCTGCGACTACTCCTGCTCATTCTGTACCATTCCGCTGGCCCGCGGCAAAAGCCGCTCCGGCTCGGTAGCGAGCGTGGTAGAGCGCGTGCAGAAGCTGGCCGCCACGGGCGTGAAGGAAATTGTGCTGACGGGCGTGAACCTAGGCGACTTCGGCATTCAGGGCGAAGAGCGCCAGCGCCTCGAAACGTTTACTGACCTGGTAAACGCGCTCGACCAGGTGGAAGGCATCCAGCGTTTCCGCATCAGCAGCTGCGAGCCCAACCTGCTCACCGACGACATCCTGCGCACCGTGGCGCAGTCGCGGCGCTTCATGCCGCACTTCCACATTCCGCTGCAGTCGGGCTCCAACAAAATCCTGGGCCTGATGCGCCGCCGCTACCGCCGCGAGCTGTACGCCGAGCGCGTAGCCCTAATCAAAGAGCTAATGCCCCACGCCAGCATCGGCGTGGATGTGATTGTGGGCTTCCCCGGCGAAACCGACGCCGAGTTTCTCGAAACCTACCAGTTCCTCAACGAGCTGCCCGTTTCGTACCTGCACGTGTTTCCGTACTCCGAGCGCGAAAATACCCTGGCGCCCACCCTGCCCGGCCGCGTGCAGGACCGGGTGCGGCACGAGCGCACCACGCAGCTCCGCAGCCTATCCGAGAAGAAAAAGCGCTTCTTCTACGAGCAACACGTGGGCCTCGAAACCGAAGTGTTGTTTGAGGACGACCTAGGGCCCGATGGCCGCATTGAGGGCTACACCCCCAACTACATTCGGGTGGCTGCCAAGTACGACCCGCTGCTGATAGGCGAGTTGAAAAAGCTGCGCCTGACCGAGGTAAACGCTGCCGGCCTGATGGAGGTAGAAGAATCGGAGTTGCCGGTGTTTCATCACTAG
- a CDS encoding LTA synthase family protein: MRNRFYFQPKYFLYWLLVFALGRAAFLLYHLPRTQQLDAGSIARTFIYGVRLDGSAAAYLCIAPFMLLAVAGWFPQLRVGRIIGIYTGIVGAVVALLTVADLELYRAWGFRLDNTPLQYLNSPGEMAASAGSSPLLLLTLILGGLLLVGYLLYRPLLASLPPQPAWFSRVRAVAVGLLYAVLLIVPLRGGVQQIPVNQSDVYFSTSRPFANHAAINVPWNVVQSLPLGELQQNPYQYLPDTTARRLVAQLYLPAPAGAPAPRVLRTPRPNVLFVILESFTGKLVGHLGGERGVTPTLDSLARTGLSFRNIYASGDRSQKGIVALLSGYPNQPTTSIIKFPRKTENLPNLARSLGAVGYESSFYYGGELAFANMKSYLLAGGYQRLVERQDFRRRDQNSKWGAHDHVLFNRVLRDLRQQPAPFFATVFTLSSHEPFEVPMRPRFRGTSETQLFRNSVAYTDHALGQFLRAARQQPWWGNTVVVIAADHGHHLPGNSGGHEPAKFHIPLLLTGGALRPEFMGRSVATFGSQTDVATTLLAQLGLPSQEYAWGRNLLAPAPPAAPGGFAFYCFTDGFGLIRPQGVVTMDNDARRIIERDSATSPLQLRQGQAYQQQSFADFLRR, translated from the coding sequence GTGAGAAACCGCTTCTATTTCCAGCCGAAGTACTTTTTGTATTGGCTGCTTGTGTTTGCCCTAGGTCGGGCCGCATTCCTGCTTTACCATTTGCCGCGCACCCAACAGCTAGATGCCGGCAGCATTGCCCGCACCTTTATATACGGTGTGCGGCTTGATGGCTCGGCGGCGGCCTATTTGTGTATTGCACCATTTATGCTGCTGGCGGTAGCGGGCTGGTTTCCGCAGTTGCGCGTGGGTCGCATCATCGGCATCTACACCGGCATCGTCGGTGCGGTAGTGGCCCTGCTCACCGTTGCCGATCTGGAGCTGTACCGCGCCTGGGGTTTCCGGCTCGACAACACGCCGCTGCAGTACCTGAACTCGCCCGGCGAAATGGCGGCTTCGGCGGGCTCCTCGCCCTTGCTGCTGCTCACCCTCATTTTGGGAGGGCTGCTGCTGGTTGGTTATTTGCTGTACCGCCCCCTGCTTGCCTCGCTCCCGCCGCAGCCGGCTTGGTTTAGCAGGGTACGCGCGGTGGCAGTAGGCCTGCTGTACGCCGTATTACTAATCGTGCCGCTGCGGGGCGGGGTGCAGCAGATTCCGGTAAACCAGAGCGACGTGTATTTTTCCACCTCGCGCCCCTTTGCCAACCACGCGGCCATCAACGTGCCCTGGAACGTGGTGCAGTCGTTGCCCCTGGGCGAGCTGCAGCAAAACCCCTACCAGTACCTCCCCGATACCACGGCCCGCCGCCTGGTGGCGCAGCTGTACCTGCCGGCCCCGGCTGGCGCCCCGGCACCTAGGGTACTGCGCACGCCGCGGCCCAATGTGCTGTTCGTCATCCTGGAAAGCTTTACGGGCAAACTGGTAGGCCACCTGGGCGGCGAGCGGGGCGTTACGCCCACGCTCGATAGTCTGGCGCGTACGGGGTTATCGTTCCGGAATATTTACGCCAGTGGCGACCGGAGCCAAAAGGGCATCGTGGCCCTGCTCAGCGGCTACCCCAACCAGCCCACCACCAGCATCATCAAGTTTCCGCGCAAAACCGAGAACCTGCCCAACCTGGCCCGCTCGCTTGGGGCCGTTGGCTACGAGTCGTCGTTTTACTACGGCGGCGAGCTGGCTTTTGCCAACATGAAATCGTACCTGCTGGCCGGCGGCTACCAGCGGTTAGTGGAGCGGCAGGATTTCCGGCGCCGCGACCAAAACTCCAAATGGGGCGCCCACGACCACGTGCTGTTTAACCGGGTGCTACGCGATTTGCGCCAGCAACCGGCGCCGTTTTTCGCCACCGTTTTCACCCTGAGCAGCCACGAGCCCTTTGAGGTGCCCATGCGGCCGCGCTTCCGGGGTACCTCCGAGACGCAGCTGTTCCGCAACTCCGTAGCCTACACCGACCACGCCCTAGGTCAGTTTTTGCGGGCCGCCCGCCAGCAGCCCTGGTGGGGCAATACCGTGGTGGTAATTGCCGCCGACCACGGCCACCACCTGCCCGGCAACTCCGGCGGCCACGAGCCCGCGAAATTTCATATCCCGCTGTTACTCACGGGTGGCGCGCTGCGCCCCGAGTTTATGGGCCGCAGCGTGGCTACTTTCGGCAGCCAAACCGACGTGGCCACTACCCTGCTCGCCCAGTTGGGCCTACCCAGCCAGGAGTACGCCTGGGGCCGCAACCTGCTGGCGCCCGCCCCGCCAGCTGCGCCTGGAGGCTTCGCGTTCTACTGCTTCACCGATGGTTTCGGCCTGATACGCCCCCAAGGCGTAGTGACCATGGACAACGACGCCCGCCGCATCATAGAGCGCGACAGCGCCACCAGCCCGCTGCAGCTGCGGCAAGGCCAGGCCTATCAGCAACAATCCTTCGCCGACTTTTTGCGCCGCTGA
- a CDS encoding glutamine synthetase III family protein: MATLRFRALNLVDQRKPMPVTSSERRSEVFGRNVFGLEAMRATMSGDYFKKLQSAIKQGTPVERSVADAVAGAMKTWAMSKGATHYTHWFQPLTGATAEKHDSFFDLNSDGRPIENFKGSALVQQEPDASSFPSGGIRNTFEARGYTAWDPTSPAFIIETAGAKTLCIPTIFVAYTGEALDYKAPLLKSLVALERAALPICQYFDKDVQRVTTTLGIEQEYFLVDKALYSARPDLVMTGRTLFGHAPAKGQQLEDHYFGSIPPRVHAFMLEFEEEATKLGIPLRTRHNEVAPHQFECAPTFEDANLAIDHNQLLMDIMDRVADKHDFKVLLHEKPFAGVNGSGKHNNWALSTDTGVNLLSPGRKPKENLQFLAFFINTMKAVHQHADLLRASIASASNDHRLGANEAPPAIMSVFVGSQLSQVLDELERNAKLPLDKGDNLYLKLGIDKIPPILLDNTDRNRTSPFAFTGNKFEFRAVGSSANSSSSMTVLNAIVADQLETFRKEVDALIDGGRKKEMAIIDVLRQYVIDSKAIRFEGNGYSDEWKEEAASRGLSNVPTTPPALDAFVTEQSAQLFGRLGIYSHVELHARHEILLEDYIKRVQIESRVMGDLAINHIIPTAVAYQNKLVQNVKGLRELGLDDEYTQVTVDSIKEISRRVATIKNTVGDMVERRKVANKKEDTRERALMYSEEVRPLFDVIRRQVDKLELLVADEDWPLVKYRELLFLH, translated from the coding sequence GTGGCAACGCTTCGCTTTAGAGCCCTGAACCTGGTCGACCAGCGCAAACCCATGCCGGTCACGTCGTCTGAGCGTCGCTCGGAAGTGTTTGGTCGCAACGTATTCGGCCTCGAGGCCATGCGGGCTACCATGTCGGGCGATTATTTCAAGAAACTGCAGTCGGCCATTAAGCAGGGTACTCCGGTGGAGCGCTCGGTGGCCGATGCCGTAGCCGGGGCCATGAAAACCTGGGCCATGAGCAAGGGTGCCACGCACTACACGCACTGGTTTCAGCCACTGACGGGCGCCACCGCCGAAAAGCACGACTCGTTTTTCGATCTGAATTCTGACGGTCGCCCCATCGAGAACTTCAAAGGCTCGGCCCTGGTGCAACAGGAGCCCGATGCCTCGTCGTTCCCCTCGGGCGGTATCCGCAATACCTTTGAGGCCCGCGGCTACACCGCCTGGGACCCCACTTCGCCCGCGTTTATCATTGAAACCGCCGGGGCCAAAACGCTGTGCATCCCCACGATTTTTGTGGCGTACACCGGCGAGGCCCTCGATTACAAAGCCCCGCTGCTGAAGTCGCTGGTAGCCCTGGAGCGTGCGGCGCTGCCCATTTGCCAGTACTTTGACAAAGACGTGCAGCGCGTAACCACTACGCTGGGCATCGAGCAGGAATACTTCCTGGTTGATAAAGCTCTGTACTCGGCGCGCCCCGACCTGGTAATGACCGGCCGCACCCTGTTCGGCCACGCCCCGGCCAAAGGCCAGCAGCTCGAAGACCATTACTTCGGCTCGATTCCGCCGCGCGTGCACGCCTTCATGCTCGAGTTCGAAGAGGAAGCCACCAAGCTGGGCATTCCGCTGCGCACCCGCCACAACGAGGTAGCGCCGCACCAGTTCGAGTGCGCCCCCACGTTCGAGGATGCCAACCTGGCCATCGACCACAACCAGCTCCTGATGGACATCATGGACCGCGTGGCCGATAAGCACGACTTTAAAGTGCTGCTGCACGAGAAGCCGTTTGCCGGCGTAAACGGCTCGGGCAAGCACAACAACTGGGCGCTTAGCACCGATACCGGCGTAAACCTGCTTTCGCCGGGCCGCAAGCCCAAGGAGAACCTGCAGTTTCTGGCGTTCTTCATCAACACGATGAAGGCCGTGCACCAGCACGCCGATTTGCTGCGCGCCTCCATTGCCTCGGCCTCGAACGACCACCGCCTGGGTGCCAACGAAGCCCCGCCCGCAATTATGTCGGTGTTCGTGGGTTCGCAGCTGTCGCAAGTGCTCGACGAACTGGAGCGCAACGCCAAATTGCCGCTCGACAAAGGCGACAACCTGTACCTGAAGCTGGGCATCGACAAGATTCCGCCCATTCTGCTCGACAACACCGACCGCAACCGTACCTCGCCGTTTGCCTTCACCGGCAACAAGTTCGAGTTCCGGGCCGTGGGTTCGTCGGCCAACAGCTCCTCGTCGATGACGGTGCTGAACGCCATCGTGGCCGATCAGCTGGAAACCTTCCGCAAGGAGGTAGACGCGCTGATCGACGGCGGCCGCAAAAAAGAAATGGCCATCATCGACGTGCTGCGCCAGTACGTTATCGACTCGAAAGCCATTCGCTTTGAGGGCAACGGCTACTCCGATGAGTGGAAGGAAGAAGCGGCCAGCCGCGGCCTCTCGAACGTGCCTACCACGCCGCCCGCTCTCGATGCGTTCGTGACGGAGCAATCGGCCCAGCTGTTCGGCCGCCTCGGTATCTACTCGCACGTGGAGCTGCACGCCCGCCACGAAATCCTGCTCGAGGACTACATCAAGCGCGTGCAGATTGAAAGCCGCGTAATGGGTGATCTGGCCATCAACCACATCATTCCGACGGCCGTGGCTTACCAGAACAAGCTGGTGCAAAACGTGAAGGGCTTGCGCGAGCTGGGCCTCGACGACGAGTACACGCAGGTAACCGTTGACTCGATTAAGGAGATTTCGCGCCGCGTAGCTACCATCAAAAACACGGTGGGCGACATGGTGGAGCGCCGCAAGGTGGCCAACAAGAAAGAGGACACCCGCGAGCGGGCGCTGATGTACAGCGAGGAGGTGCGTCCGCTGTTCGACGTGATCCGCCGACAGGTCGATAAACTAGAATTATTGGTGGCCGATGAAGATTGGCCGCTAGTAAAGTATCGCGAACTGCTATTCTTGCATTAA
- a CDS encoding MarR family winged helix-turn-helix transcriptional regulator has product MDYSFLRQLLDKAEEFEQQNAAMGRPADLPGFAAWLYGSVAAPPEPRGPAAPPDVASMPAEAEIGKLIIFLNRYARSYIRLGLAGTPLLTPDDFAYLATVMGHQPLSKSELITKNIHEKATGTEVIKRLLARGLVAEQPHATDRRSKLLTLTQAGGEVLRQVFGPMNQASQLIAGNLTRAERVQLLYLLQKLDAFHQPIYAGPKAESLAELLRHLPEQRV; this is encoded by the coding sequence ATGGATTATTCCTTTCTGCGGCAACTACTCGACAAAGCGGAAGAGTTTGAGCAGCAAAACGCTGCCATGGGCCGCCCCGCCGACTTGCCGGGTTTTGCGGCCTGGCTGTACGGGAGCGTGGCTGCCCCGCCCGAGCCGCGCGGGCCCGCCGCGCCGCCCGACGTGGCCTCTATGCCCGCCGAAGCCGAAATCGGCAAGCTCATCATCTTCCTGAACCGCTACGCCCGCTCGTATATCCGGCTGGGCCTGGCCGGCACGCCCTTGCTCACGCCCGACGACTTTGCCTACCTAGCCACCGTAATGGGGCATCAGCCGCTGTCTAAATCGGAGCTGATTACCAAGAACATTCACGAAAAAGCCACCGGCACGGAGGTAATCAAACGCCTGCTGGCCCGTGGGCTGGTGGCCGAGCAGCCCCACGCTACCGACCGCCGCAGCAAGTTGCTGACGCTCACCCAGGCCGGCGGCGAGGTACTGCGCCAGGTGTTCGGCCCGATGAACCAAGCCTCGCAGCTGATTGCCGGCAACCTGACGCGCGCCGAGCGCGTGCAGCTGCTGTACCTGCTGCAAAAGCTCGATGCGTTTCATCAGCCCATTTACGCCGGGCCCAAAGCCGAGTCGTTGGCGGAGCTGTTGCGCCACTTGCCGGAACAGCGCGTGTAG
- a CDS encoding TonB-dependent receptor produces the protein MRLRYSLAFWLLLLPLFSWAQSTGVLSGTVRDRTTQQLLPGVSVSLEGSSLGTATDEQGRFRLTNIPTGSYNVRATFVGYEPLVRANVVITSGNANIVALELVPAAQQLGEVQITANRAIRAATPETPLSVQRLNVEEIKSNPGGNFDISRVVQVLPGVGGGGTGGTAGFRNDIIIRGGAPNENVYYLDGIEVPVINHFQTQGSAGGPTGLLNVSFIEDVTLSTSAFEARYDNALSSVLQFRQRDGNPDRVQGNVRLSGTEVAGTLEGPLAPNTTFLASVRRSYLQLLFKAIDLPIRPNYWDAQFKVTTKLSPRTTITALGLGAIDHFELAVPRETSLEKEYVLRNTPSIDQWNYTVGASLRQLIERGYVNVALSRTQLDNQVDRFEGGSEFRGDESRRVLLTRSGESENKLRLDVNRSVGKWQYAYGAVGQWITFDSRYFNRLRREVLNPDGTVQQPGVEVRFRSDISFARFGAFAQLTRPFLPNDRLTLSAGIRADGNSFTDEGTNLLRTLSPRVSASYALAPRWNLNASVGRYYKILPSTLLGFRDSRGQLVNQNTRYIGSTHYVAGLEFLPATNTRFTLEGFVKRYDHYPVSVRNGISLANLGGDFVALGNEAVTSTGRGRTFGGEFFFQQKLTKNLFAVASYTLFRSEFSGANGQYRPSAWDTRHLASALLGRKFGRNWELGLKYRFAGGAPFTPFDLGASQQNYLTLGEGVLDFTRLNTERLKNFHQFDFRLDKKYNLRRVTIDLFLDLQNAFLVKNPSLPLYTFQRTPDNSGFLTTDGQPIRPNGSNAVPVLLTEDDATVLPTIGFIVEF, from the coding sequence ATGCGACTTCGTTACTCTCTGGCTTTTTGGCTGCTGCTACTGCCCCTTTTCAGTTGGGCGCAGAGCACCGGCGTACTCAGCGGCACCGTGCGCGACCGAACAACGCAACAGCTGCTGCCGGGCGTAAGTGTTTCGCTTGAAGGCAGCAGCCTGGGTACCGCTACCGACGAGCAGGGCCGCTTTCGGCTCACCAACATCCCAACGGGTAGCTACAACGTGCGGGCCACTTTTGTGGGCTACGAGCCGCTGGTGCGCGCCAACGTGGTAATTACCTCCGGCAACGCCAACATTGTGGCGCTGGAGCTGGTACCGGCCGCGCAACAGCTTGGCGAAGTGCAGATAACGGCCAACCGCGCCATCCGGGCGGCCACGCCCGAAACCCCGCTCTCGGTGCAGCGCCTGAACGTAGAGGAAATCAAGAGCAACCCCGGCGGCAACTTCGATATTTCGCGGGTGGTGCAGGTGCTGCCCGGCGTGGGCGGCGGCGGCACCGGCGGCACGGCGGGCTTCCGCAACGATATTATTATTCGGGGCGGCGCGCCTAACGAAAACGTGTACTACCTCGATGGCATTGAAGTGCCCGTTATCAACCACTTCCAAACGCAGGGCTCGGCCGGTGGGCCTACGGGCTTGCTCAACGTGTCGTTTATCGAGGACGTGACGCTGAGCACCTCGGCCTTTGAGGCGCGCTACGACAACGCGCTTTCCTCGGTGCTGCAGTTTCGGCAGCGCGACGGCAACCCCGACCGCGTGCAGGGCAACGTGCGCCTGAGCGGCACCGAGGTGGCCGGCACGCTCGAAGGCCCGCTGGCCCCAAACACCACTTTCCTGGCCTCGGTGCGCCGCTCCTACCTGCAGCTGCTGTTTAAGGCCATCGACCTGCCCATCCGGCCCAACTACTGGGATGCGCAGTTCAAAGTCACCACCAAACTCTCGCCGCGCACCACCATCACCGCACTGGGCCTAGGTGCCATCGACCACTTCGAGCTGGCCGTACCGCGCGAGACTTCGCTGGAGAAAGAATACGTGCTGCGCAACACGCCCTCCATCGATCAGTGGAACTACACCGTGGGCGCGTCGCTGCGCCAGCTCATCGAGCGCGGCTACGTGAACGTGGCGCTTAGCCGCACCCAGCTCGATAACCAGGTCGACCGCTTTGAGGGCGGCTCGGAATTTCGCGGCGACGAAAGCCGGCGGGTGCTGCTCACGCGCTCCGGCGAGTCGGAAAACAAGCTGCGCCTCGATGTAAACCGCTCCGTGGGCAAGTGGCAATACGCCTACGGAGCCGTAGGTCAGTGGATTACGTTCGATTCGCGCTACTTCAACCGCCTGCGCCGCGAGGTGCTCAACCCCGATGGCACCGTGCAGCAGCCCGGCGTGGAGGTGCGCTTCCGGTCCGACATCAGCTTTGCGCGGTTCGGCGCTTTTGCCCAGCTAACGCGCCCCTTCCTGCCCAACGACCGGCTGACCCTGTCGGCCGGCATCCGGGCCGATGGCAACTCGTTTACCGACGAGGGCACCAACCTGCTGCGCACGCTTTCGCCGCGCGTTTCGGCCTCGTATGCCCTGGCCCCGCGCTGGAACCTGAACGCCTCGGTGGGCCGCTACTACAAAATCCTGCCCTCTACCCTGCTTGGCTTCCGCGACAGCCGCGGCCAGCTCGTCAACCAGAACACGCGCTACATCGGCAGCACGCATTACGTGGCGGGGCTCGAGTTTTTGCCCGCCACCAACACCCGGTTTACGCTTGAAGGCTTCGTGAAGCGCTACGACCACTACCCCGTATCGGTGCGCAACGGCATTTCGCTGGCCAACCTAGGCGGCGATTTTGTGGCCCTGGGCAACGAGGCCGTAACCAGCACCGGCCGCGGGCGCACCTTTGGCGGCGAGTTTTTCTTTCAGCAGAAACTCACCAAAAACCTGTTCGCGGTGGCCTCCTACACCCTGTTCCGCAGCGAGTTCAGCGGCGCCAACGGGCAGTACCGGCCCTCGGCCTGGGATACCCGCCACCTGGCTTCGGCCCTGCTAGGCCGTAAGTTCGGGCGCAACTGGGAGCTGGGCCTGAAGTACCGCTTTGCCGGCGGCGCCCCGTTCACGCCCTTCGACCTAGGAGCTTCGCAGCAGAACTACCTGACCCTTGGCGAGGGCGTGCTCGATTTTACCCGCCTGAACACCGAGCGCCTCAAGAACTTCCATCAGTTCGATTTCCGCCTCGATAAAAAGTACAATTTGCGCCGCGTCACCATCGATTTGTTTCTCGATTTGCAAAACGCCTTCTTGGTCAAAAACCCCTCGTTGCCGCTGTACACCTTCCAGCGTACCCCCGATAACAGCGGTTTCCTGACCACCGATGGCCAGCCCATTCGGCCCAACGGCAGCAACGCCGTACCCGTGCTGCTCACCGAAGACGATGCCACCGTGCTGCCCACCATCGGCTTTATCGTGGAGTTCTAG
- a CDS encoding NAD(P)H-quinone oxidoreductase: protein MNAIVITQPGGSEVLQLQPRPVPQPAAHQVLVKVQAAGVNRPDLLLRQGKYGGAGEVSGLVPGLEIAGTVEQVGAAVTRWQPGAAVCALLAEGGYAEYAVVDARHCLPLPAGWSMAEAATLPETVFTVWHNVFERGQLRPGETLLVHGGSSGIGITAIQLGRLLGATVYATAGSEEKCRACEALGAARCFNYKREDFEGELRQLGGADVVLDMVGGDYTPKNLNLLKDDGRLVFINAMRGARAEFNALEVMRRRLTITGSTLRPRSAEFKAALAAAVEQHVWPLLAGKQFRPVIYREFALAEAAEAHRLLESSAHIGKLVLRVS from the coding sequence ATGAATGCTATTGTAATAACCCAGCCCGGCGGCTCCGAAGTACTGCAACTTCAGCCCCGCCCCGTGCCCCAACCCGCTGCCCATCAAGTGCTGGTGAAAGTGCAGGCAGCCGGCGTAAACCGGCCCGATTTGCTGTTGCGCCAAGGCAAGTACGGCGGCGCGGGCGAGGTAAGCGGGCTGGTGCCGGGCCTCGAAATAGCGGGTACGGTGGAGCAGGTGGGCGCCGCAGTAACGCGCTGGCAGCCAGGCGCCGCCGTGTGCGCCTTGCTGGCCGAAGGCGGCTATGCCGAATATGCCGTGGTAGATGCCCGCCACTGCCTGCCGCTGCCCGCCGGCTGGAGCATGGCCGAAGCCGCCACCCTGCCCGAAACCGTCTTTACGGTGTGGCACAACGTGTTTGAGCGCGGGCAACTGCGCCCCGGCGAAACCCTGCTGGTGCACGGCGGCAGCAGCGGTATCGGCATTACGGCTATTCAGCTGGGCAGGCTGCTGGGCGCTACGGTGTACGCCACGGCCGGCTCCGAAGAAAAGTGCCGGGCCTGCGAAGCCCTGGGTGCGGCGCGCTGTTTCAACTACAAGCGCGAGGATTTTGAGGGCGAGCTGCGGCAACTGGGCGGCGCCGACGTGGTGCTGGACATGGTGGGCGGCGACTACACGCCCAAAAACCTTAACCTGCTGAAAGACGACGGCCGGCTGGTGTTTATCAATGCCATGCGCGGCGCCCGGGCCGAGTTCAACGCCCTGGAGGTGATGCGCAGGCGGCTGACCATCACGGGGAGCACTTTGCGCCCTAGGTCGGCGGAGTTCAAGGCCGCGCTGGCAGCCGCCGTGGAGCAGCACGTGTGGCCGCTGCTGGCCGGCAAGCAGTTTCGGCCGGTTATCTACCGCGAGTTTGCGTTGGCCGAGGCTGCCGAAGCGCATCGGCTGTTGGAGAGCAGCGCGCATATCGGCAAGCTGGTGCTGCGCGTCTCATAA